A single Corynebacterium resistens DSM 45100 DNA region contains:
- a CDS encoding NUDIX hydrolase produces MISHTGTGDLSTSLAMSHHGEGHICRIGSRPAEEFARPTFAAGAMVWRREEDGIRIAVIHRPRYDDWSLPKGKVDPGENLAGTAIREISEETGISARLGWLLGYVHYPVGSRTKVVYYWTAEALEESFEPNEECDELRWVTFEEAKELLSYKIDLDVIAAGQTMVELGANRRVLYVRHAKAHAREGWGGNDDLRPLAKKGRRQSEMLITQLSGYRPEVLFSASPERCIDTITPLSQDLTLQIQVDAELGDHGWEQGEDIAMNAFRRVALDRDGVAEESQEAPVKVICGQGAVIPGVLARLAAEADIEIDDMRVKKSSTWVLHFRDDKLLGVDYLASPLPVK; encoded by the coding sequence GTGATCTCCCACACCGGAACCGGTGACCTCTCCACCTCACTCGCCATGAGCCACCATGGTGAGGGGCACATCTGCCGAATTGGGTCCCGTCCTGCCGAGGAATTCGCACGTCCCACATTCGCCGCGGGCGCGATGGTGTGGCGTCGAGAAGAAGATGGCATCCGCATCGCCGTCATCCACCGACCACGTTACGACGACTGGTCGCTGCCAAAAGGCAAAGTCGATCCGGGCGAGAATTTGGCAGGAACTGCGATTCGCGAGATCAGCGAGGAAACCGGCATCTCCGCACGCCTTGGCTGGTTGCTGGGCTATGTTCATTACCCGGTCGGCAGTCGCACGAAGGTGGTTTATTATTGGACTGCCGAGGCACTTGAGGAAAGCTTTGAGCCCAACGAAGAATGCGATGAGCTTCGCTGGGTGACCTTTGAGGAAGCCAAGGAATTGCTGAGCTACAAGATCGACCTCGACGTGATCGCGGCGGGTCAAACGATGGTCGAGTTGGGGGCCAACCGGCGTGTGCTGTATGTTCGCCACGCCAAGGCCCACGCCCGCGAAGGTTGGGGTGGCAATGATGATCTGCGCCCGTTGGCAAAGAAAGGCCGCCGTCAGTCTGAGATGCTGATCACGCAGCTTTCCGGCTACCGCCCGGAGGTGCTCTTTTCCGCTTCTCCAGAACGCTGCATCGATACCATCACTCCCCTATCCCAGGACCTCACCCTGCAGATTCAGGTGGATGCAGAACTCGGCGACCACGGCTGGGAACAGGGCGAAGACATTGCAATGAACGCTTTCCGCCGTGTCGCTCTCGACCGCGATGGTGTGGCTGAGGAAAGCCAGGAAGCGCCCGTAAAGGTGATTTGTGGTCAAGGCGCGGTTATCCCCGGAGTCCTGGCGCGACTAGCTGCAGAAGCCGATATCGAAATCGACGATATGCGCGTGAAGAAATCCTCCACGTGGGTACTGCACTTCCGCGATGACAAGCTGCTGGGCGTGGACTACCTCGCGAGCCCACTGCCGGTGAAATAG
- the leuD gene encoding 3-isopropylmalate dehydratase small subunit translates to MEKFTTHTGVAAPLTRSNVDTDQIIPAVYLKRVTRTGFEDGLFAGWRKDPQFVLNQPAYEGASVLVAGPDFGTGSSREHAVWALMDYGFRVVLSSRFADIFRGNSGKAGLLAATLEQSDIELIWKLLEQEPGAKMTVNLEERTAQLGTHIFNIEVDDYTRWRLMEGLDDIGLTLRNEKAIEEYEATRPSFKPRTLA, encoded by the coding sequence ATGGAGAAATTCACCACCCACACGGGAGTAGCAGCGCCGCTGACGCGCTCCAACGTGGATACCGATCAGATCATTCCGGCGGTGTACCTGAAGCGGGTCACGCGCACGGGATTCGAAGATGGCCTGTTTGCGGGTTGGCGTAAAGACCCGCAGTTTGTGCTGAATCAACCCGCCTATGAGGGAGCATCAGTGCTGGTGGCGGGCCCGGATTTCGGAACCGGTTCTTCCCGCGAACACGCGGTGTGGGCGCTGATGGACTACGGTTTCCGCGTGGTTCTCAGTTCCCGGTTCGCCGATATTTTCCGGGGTAACTCCGGGAAGGCTGGCCTTTTGGCAGCCACACTGGAACAGTCCGATATCGAGCTGATTTGGAAGCTGCTGGAGCAAGAGCCTGGCGCGAAGATGACCGTGAACCTTGAGGAGCGCACAGCCCAATTGGGCACGCACATCTTCAACATCGAGGTTGATGACTACACCCGCTGGCGCTTGATGGAGGGCCTAGATGACATTGGCCTGACTTTGCGGAATGAAAAGGCCATCGAAGAATACGAGGCTACGCGCCCCAGCTTTAAGCCACGCACCCTGGCCTAG
- the leuC gene encoding 3-isopropylmalate dehydratase large subunit, translating to MSTTAEHSNKPLTLAEKVWRDHIVAPGTDGGPDLLYIDLHLVHEVTSPQAFDGLRQAGRPVRRPDLTIATEDHNVPTIGIDSGNLLEIEDKTSRLQVSTLRDNAEEFGIRLHSMGDIDQGIVHTVGPQLGLTQPGMTVVCGDSHTSTHGAFGSIAMGIGTSEVEHVLATQTLPLKPFKTMAIEVTGELQPGVTSKDLILAIIAKIGTGGGQGHIIEYRGEAIEKLSMEARMTMCNMSIEAGARAGMIAPDDITFEYLKGRPHAPTGEDWDAAVEYWRSLRTDEDATFDTVVEIDGSAITPFVTWGTNPGQGLPLHEAIPHLEDFTNDSDRAAAERAMEYMDLKPGTPLREVKVDTVFLGSCTNSRIEDLRAAAEVLDGRRVSEHVQMLVVPSSARVKAQAEAEGLDKIFTAAGAEWRLPGCSMCLGMNPDQLQPGERSASTSNRNFEGRQGKGGRTHLVSPPVAAATAVRGYLSSPTDLD from the coding sequence GTGTCCACAACAGCTGAGCACTCGAACAAACCGCTAACCCTAGCGGAGAAAGTGTGGCGCGATCACATCGTAGCCCCTGGCACCGATGGTGGCCCAGACTTGCTCTACATTGACCTGCACCTCGTCCACGAGGTTACCTCGCCGCAAGCCTTCGATGGCCTGCGCCAAGCTGGCCGCCCTGTGCGCCGGCCGGATCTGACTATAGCCACCGAGGATCATAACGTTCCCACCATTGGAATTGATAGCGGCAACCTGCTGGAGATTGAAGATAAAACATCTCGCTTGCAGGTATCGACCCTGCGGGATAACGCCGAAGAATTCGGCATCCGCCTGCACTCCATGGGTGATATTGATCAAGGCATCGTCCACACCGTCGGTCCACAGCTCGGCCTCACCCAACCCGGCATGACTGTGGTGTGTGGAGATTCGCATACCTCCACTCACGGCGCTTTCGGTTCGATCGCCATGGGCATCGGAACCTCTGAAGTTGAGCACGTGCTGGCTACTCAAACCTTGCCACTAAAGCCATTTAAGACCATGGCCATCGAGGTGACAGGCGAGCTGCAACCGGGCGTGACCTCTAAGGACCTCATTTTGGCTATCATCGCCAAGATCGGCACCGGCGGTGGCCAAGGCCACATCATCGAATACCGTGGCGAAGCAATCGAGAAGCTGTCCATGGAAGCGCGCATGACCATGTGCAATATGTCCATCGAGGCAGGAGCGCGCGCTGGCATGATTGCTCCGGATGACATCACCTTTGAATACCTCAAGGGTCGCCCCCATGCGCCCACTGGAGAAGATTGGGATGCTGCCGTGGAGTACTGGCGCTCCCTGCGCACTGATGAAGATGCCACATTCGATACCGTCGTCGAGATCGACGGCAGCGCCATCACACCTTTCGTTACCTGGGGTACCAATCCCGGCCAAGGCCTGCCACTGCACGAGGCCATCCCTCACCTCGAGGATTTCACCAACGATTCTGACCGCGCCGCCGCCGAGCGCGCCATGGAGTACATGGACCTCAAGCCCGGCACGCCATTGCGCGAGGTCAAGGTCGATACCGTCTTCCTCGGCTCCTGCACCAATTCGCGAATCGAAGATCTACGCGCCGCCGCTGAAGTTCTTGACGGCCGCCGAGTCAGTGAACACGTTCAAATGCTGGTGGTGCCATCTTCTGCGCGGGTCAAGGCCCAAGCCGAGGCCGAAGGTCTAGACAAGATCTTCACTGCCGCTGGTGCCGAATGGCGCCTGCCGGGTTGTTCCATGTGCTTGGGTATGAATCCCGATCAGCTCCAGCCAGGTGAACGCAGCGCTTCTACCTCCAACCGCAACTTCGAGGGTCGCCAAGGCAAAGGCGGGCGCACGCACCTTGTCTCCCCACCGGTCGCTGCTGCCACGGCAGTTCGCGGCTACCTTTCTTCGCCAACAGACTTGGATTGA
- a CDS encoding IclR family transcriptional regulator: MGNDVEVPNTSGIQVLDRAVYLLNVIAAQPANLTQLCEHTGLPRATTHRIAVALEKHRLIQRDEEGRWHIGQGVIELAPRSSNRLLEAADEVLPELVQEVGEAVQVYRRSGLERVCVAAISPSAGLHDIVPAGHRMTLSAGSAAKVLLAYGSEDLRREVLPTAAYGAAELDRIKAQGWAESVAERDASLASCSVPILDSSGSLVAVLSTSGPVERLRPSPADRYKDVLLEGARKIRELL; the protein is encoded by the coding sequence ATGGGAAACGATGTAGAAGTTCCAAACACAAGCGGCATCCAAGTTTTGGATAGGGCCGTTTATCTGTTGAACGTCATCGCGGCTCAGCCCGCCAACCTCACCCAGCTATGCGAGCACACCGGCCTCCCCCGCGCGACCACCCACCGCATTGCTGTGGCACTGGAAAAGCATCGCCTTATCCAGCGCGATGAGGAAGGCCGTTGGCACATTGGACAGGGCGTAATCGAACTGGCACCCCGTAGCAGCAACCGCCTACTGGAGGCAGCCGATGAGGTTTTGCCGGAACTCGTTCAAGAAGTTGGCGAGGCCGTTCAGGTGTATCGACGCAGCGGACTTGAACGCGTGTGCGTAGCAGCCATCAGCCCTTCCGCGGGCCTGCACGATATTGTGCCCGCCGGCCATCGAATGACGTTATCTGCAGGTTCCGCCGCCAAGGTTCTACTTGCGTACGGCAGCGAGGATTTGCGAAGGGAGGTTTTACCGACTGCTGCTTACGGCGCCGCGGAGCTCGACCGCATCAAGGCTCAAGGTTGGGCCGAATCAGTTGCAGAGCGTGACGCCTCGCTGGCCAGCTGCTCCGTACCCATCTTGGACTCAAGCGGAAGCCTGGTCGCGGTCCTATCTACTTCTGGACCAGTCGAACGGCTGCGCCCCTCCCCCGCAGATCGATACAAGGATGTTTTGTTGGAAGGAGCTCGAAAGATCAGAGAACTGTTGTAG